In Archangium violaceum, the following are encoded in one genomic region:
- a CDS encoding FecR domain-containing protein translates to MARHEREALWALASGELDTEARVRVEAHVAGCDECAQRLSEVRETRALLRVARDEAPPVRWVEADERVLTMAARRFARLESKPRWPWMVAAMGVCAAVLLALLVPRPDTAMRVPEETVVARQVEAPSPTAQVEGESGAWARDAEGTEQTLQKDSGLRAGTTVRTPDRGIARLRLPDASHMQVSPDSEVVLTRVAADDVHLRVVRGRVSVQASHAERRGFLVEAKGLRVFVVGTVFTVENTPQGPAVSVLEGKVRVEAEGRSPQFATAGQRVELHSGEHAWRNRPLSAQDRKAFEALGVRVKAASTSRHTPAPAAPPPQVAQTLPETAPPSPEVAQAPVPDTKPALGQEPQPDAVDDAPPTPVESEPPVAMNTLAPEEEWQRFPAPREVEERFLAHARAEVVTRTCESYLVGLGEIAEQSHVRPFREEARYLRAQCYEVRFQRKEATIEYLRYLREYPWGRWAAHARAALLR, encoded by the coding sequence ATGGCTCGCCATGAGAGGGAGGCACTCTGGGCGCTGGCCTCGGGAGAGCTGGATACGGAGGCGCGCGTCCGGGTGGAGGCGCACGTGGCCGGGTGCGACGAGTGCGCCCAGCGGCTCTCGGAGGTACGAGAGACGCGCGCCCTGCTGCGGGTGGCGAGGGACGAGGCGCCCCCGGTGCGCTGGGTGGAGGCGGATGAGCGAGTCCTGACGATGGCCGCCCGGCGCTTCGCCCGGCTCGAGAGCAAGCCCCGCTGGCCGTGGATGGTGGCCGCGATGGGCGTCTGCGCCGCGGTGCTGCTGGCACTGCTGGTACCGCGACCCGACACGGCGATGCGTGTACCCGAGGAGACGGTGGTGGCCCGGCAGGTCGAAGCCCCCTCCCCCACCGCGCAGGTGGAGGGCGAGTCGGGCGCGTGGGCCCGCGACGCGGAGGGGACGGAGCAGACGCTCCAGAAGGACTCGGGCCTGCGGGCGGGCACCACGGTGAGGACGCCCGACCGGGGTATCGCCCGGCTGAGGCTGCCCGATGCGAGCCACATGCAGGTCTCGCCCGACTCGGAGGTGGTGCTGACCCGCGTCGCGGCGGACGACGTGCACCTGCGGGTGGTGCGGGGGCGCGTCTCGGTACAGGCCTCGCACGCCGAGCGGCGCGGCTTCCTCGTGGAGGCGAAGGGCCTGCGCGTCTTCGTGGTGGGCACCGTCTTCACCGTGGAGAACACGCCCCAGGGGCCCGCCGTCTCCGTGCTGGAGGGCAAGGTGCGCGTCGAGGCCGAGGGTCGCTCGCCCCAGTTCGCCACCGCGGGCCAGCGCGTGGAGCTGCACTCCGGCGAGCACGCGTGGAGGAACCGGCCGCTGTCGGCCCAGGACCGGAAGGCCTTCGAGGCACTGGGAGTCCGGGTGAAGGCCGCGAGCACCTCCAGGCACACGCCGGCTCCCGCCGCGCCTCCGCCCCAGGTGGCCCAGACGCTGCCCGAGACGGCTCCGCCCTCGCCCGAAGTGGCTCAGGCGCCCGTGCCGGACACGAAACCCGCGCTCGGCCAGGAGCCCCAGCCCGACGCGGTGGATGACGCGCCGCCCACGCCCGTGGAGTCCGAGCCACCGGTGGCGATGAACACGCTCGCGCCCGAGGAGGAGTGGCAGCGCTTCCCGGCACCGCGCGAGGTGGAGGAGCGCTTCCTCGCACACGCTCGCGCGGAGGTGGTCACCCGCACCTGCGAGAGCTACCTGGTGGGACTGGGGGAGATCGCCGAGCAGAGCCACGTGCGCCCGTTCCGCGAGGAGGCACGCTACCTGCGAGCGCAGTGCTACGAGGTTCGCTTCCAACGCAAAGAGGCCACGATCGAGTACCTCCGCTATCTGCGCGAGTACCCCTGGGGCCGGTGGGCCGCGCATGCGCGTGCCGCGCTCCTGCGGTAG
- a CDS encoding YkgJ family cysteine cluster protein gives MRHQDWDDDSDEAPSAPDAREEARALQELRAIYRQADAAYAPFSCPASGECCQLAKTKRQPWLWAPEWLLLARHHPLPPPREDGGCPYLDASGKRCSVYADRPFGCRTFFCERIRGPARQPSDTVSALLIRLERVSERIMPSLKSPRPILEWHAEAVDREE, from the coding sequence ATGCGCCACCAGGACTGGGACGACGACAGCGACGAGGCCCCCTCGGCCCCGGATGCGCGCGAGGAGGCGCGGGCCCTCCAGGAGCTGCGCGCCATCTACCGTCAGGCGGACGCGGCGTACGCGCCCTTCTCGTGCCCGGCCAGCGGCGAGTGCTGCCAGCTCGCGAAGACGAAGCGCCAGCCCTGGCTCTGGGCCCCCGAGTGGCTGCTGCTGGCGCGCCACCATCCGCTGCCGCCCCCGAGGGAGGACGGCGGCTGTCCCTACCTGGATGCCTCGGGGAAGCGCTGCTCCGTGTACGCGGACAGGCCCTTCGGCTGCCGCACCTTCTTCTGCGAGCGCATCCGGGGCCCGGCGCGTCAGCCCTCGGACACCGTGAGCGCCCTGCTGATTCGACTGGAGCGTGTCTCCGAGCGCATCATGCCGTCACTGAAAAGCCCTCGACCCATCCTCGAGTGGCACGCGGAGGCAGTCGACCGCGAGGAGTGA
- a CDS encoding TonB family protein, which translates to MAPTRSFPWLLLAVLSLSSVNAWAQAYEGARREEVDGGVHTPVLTKAPELLHFVEAVYPPEAAKAGKAASVEMLITIDEKGQVSDAQVTTPVGEGFDEAALAAVRQFQFSPAEVDGVPAPIQIQYVYNFVLQPPKVEESAPPPPPAQSTLTGQLLARGSRSRVGGATVRCGDDPEAPEALSDEEGQFTLKVTPGTCDVRVVANDFHLFTTKETLAADEKLQVIYYLLPKAPGYETVVRGAREKKEVVRRTLERQELQKVPGTFGDPIRVLQNLPGVARAPFVLGQLIVRGAAPDQTLTFFDGVQVPLLYHLGGGPSVLNADFIDKVDFFPGGFGSRYGRAVGGIVDVATRKGAKDTLHGSVKIDLLDSGFFVEAPVAPGISVAAAARRSYVDVLLPVVLPEDPEGGTLLVLPRYWDYQVRVDFGARNAEPVPGGRSTGYVMAFGSDDLLSVVATGGGRNRDVTVDARTLFHRVKGDWTYRLGGFTSVFTPYAGYDLAGLGFGETKLDANVWSIGGREDLSLELLPWLTARAGADARFEHTVAEGTLPVVGGVQYPSFPGAEPKAEVQNIKRVVNAFDGALYGELDIEAGPVTLTPGVRATYARIYGQERFVYDPRLWVNFKASEKTALKGSLGLYSQPPQAFNLEPAPLGNPALTHERAFQTSLGVEQQLTDILSVDVTGYYNRRYDLVVSPGATVRNEDGTLTRYQYSNLGLGRAYGVEVMLRHAVTRDFFGWLAYTFNRSEQRRAGGDGYELTTWDQTHILTAVASYRLPANFELGARMRYVTGRPTTPLQHTFDVYSVDRNRFYGTFGTENSIRFQPFHQLDLRLERSWLFQSWTLSAYVDVQNVYNASNVEATFYDYRYRELFEVPGIPILPVVGVKGSF; encoded by the coding sequence GTGGCCCCAACCCGCTCCTTCCCCTGGTTGTTGCTCGCCGTCCTCTCCCTGTCTTCCGTGAACGCGTGGGCCCAGGCCTACGAGGGTGCGCGCAGGGAGGAGGTGGATGGCGGTGTCCATACTCCGGTGCTGACGAAGGCACCCGAGCTCCTCCACTTCGTGGAGGCCGTCTATCCGCCCGAGGCCGCGAAGGCGGGCAAGGCGGCGTCGGTGGAGATGCTCATCACCATCGACGAGAAGGGCCAGGTGTCCGACGCGCAGGTGACGACGCCGGTGGGCGAGGGCTTCGACGAGGCGGCGCTCGCGGCGGTGCGGCAGTTCCAGTTCTCCCCGGCCGAGGTCGACGGCGTGCCGGCGCCGATTCAAATTCAATACGTCTACAACTTCGTCCTCCAGCCGCCGAAGGTAGAGGAGAGCGCGCCGCCTCCGCCCCCGGCGCAGTCCACGCTCACGGGCCAGCTGCTGGCGCGTGGCAGCCGCTCGCGCGTGGGCGGGGCCACGGTGCGCTGCGGTGACGACCCGGAGGCGCCCGAGGCGCTCTCGGACGAGGAGGGCCAGTTCACCCTGAAGGTGACGCCCGGCACCTGTGACGTGCGCGTGGTGGCCAACGACTTCCACCTCTTCACGACGAAGGAGACGCTCGCCGCGGACGAGAAGCTCCAGGTCATCTACTACCTGCTGCCCAAGGCCCCGGGCTACGAGACGGTGGTGCGCGGCGCGCGCGAGAAGAAGGAGGTGGTGCGCCGCACCCTGGAGCGCCAGGAGCTGCAGAAGGTGCCCGGGACCTTCGGTGACCCCATCCGCGTGCTGCAGAACCTGCCCGGCGTGGCGCGCGCGCCCTTCGTCCTGGGACAGCTCATCGTGCGCGGCGCGGCGCCGGACCAGACGCTCACCTTCTTCGATGGCGTGCAGGTGCCGCTGCTCTACCACCTGGGCGGTGGGCCCTCGGTGCTCAACGCGGACTTCATCGACAAGGTGGACTTCTTCCCGGGCGGCTTCGGCTCGCGCTACGGCCGGGCGGTGGGCGGCATCGTGGACGTGGCCACGCGCAAGGGCGCCAAGGACACGCTGCACGGCTCGGTGAAGATCGACCTGCTGGACTCGGGCTTCTTCGTGGAGGCGCCCGTCGCTCCCGGCATCTCGGTGGCCGCCGCGGCGCGCCGCTCGTACGTGGACGTGCTGCTGCCCGTGGTGCTGCCCGAGGACCCCGAGGGGGGCACGCTGCTCGTGCTGCCGCGCTACTGGGACTACCAGGTGCGCGTGGACTTCGGTGCGAGGAACGCCGAGCCCGTTCCGGGTGGCCGCAGCACCGGCTACGTGATGGCCTTCGGCTCGGACGACCTGCTGAGCGTGGTGGCCACGGGCGGCGGCCGCAACCGTGACGTCACCGTGGACGCGCGCACCCTGTTCCACCGGGTCAAGGGTGATTGGACGTACCGCCTCGGCGGCTTCACCTCCGTCTTCACCCCGTACGCGGGCTACGACCTGGCCGGCCTGGGCTTCGGCGAGACGAAGCTCGACGCGAACGTCTGGTCGATTGGCGGGCGCGAGGACCTGTCGCTGGAGCTGCTGCCCTGGCTTACCGCTCGTGCTGGCGCCGACGCCCGGTTCGAGCACACGGTGGCCGAGGGCACGCTCCCGGTCGTCGGAGGCGTCCAGTACCCGTCCTTCCCCGGTGCCGAGCCCAAGGCGGAAGTGCAGAACATCAAGCGGGTGGTCAACGCCTTCGATGGCGCGCTCTACGGCGAGCTGGACATCGAGGCCGGACCGGTGACGCTGACGCCGGGCGTGCGCGCCACCTATGCCCGCATCTACGGGCAGGAGCGCTTCGTCTATGACCCGCGGCTGTGGGTGAACTTCAAGGCGTCGGAGAAGACGGCCCTCAAGGGCAGCCTGGGTCTGTACAGCCAGCCGCCGCAGGCCTTCAACCTGGAGCCGGCGCCGCTGGGCAACCCGGCCCTCACCCACGAGCGCGCCTTCCAGACGAGCCTGGGCGTGGAGCAGCAGCTCACCGACATCCTCAGCGTGGACGTCACCGGCTACTACAACCGGCGCTACGACCTGGTCGTCTCCCCGGGTGCCACGGTGCGGAACGAGGATGGCACGCTGACGCGCTACCAGTACTCCAACCTGGGTCTGGGGCGCGCGTATGGCGTGGAGGTGATGCTGCGGCACGCGGTGACGCGCGACTTCTTCGGCTGGCTGGCCTACACGTTCAACCGCTCCGAGCAGCGGCGCGCGGGGGGCGACGGCTACGAGCTGACCACGTGGGATCAGACGCACATCCTCACCGCGGTGGCCAGCTACCGGCTGCCGGCCAACTTCGAGCTGGGCGCGCGCATGCGCTACGTCACCGGCCGGCCCACCACGCCGCTGCAGCACACCTTCGACGTCTACAGCGTGGACCGCAACCGCTTCTACGGCACCTTCGGCACGGAGAACTCCATCCGCTTCCAGCCCTTCCACCAGCTGGACTTGAGGCTGGAGCGGAGCTGGCTCTTCCAGAGCTGGACGCTGTCCGCCTACGTCGACGTGCAGAACGTCTACAACGCCTCCAACGTGGAGGCGACCTTCTACGACTACCGCTACCGCGAGCTCTTCGAGGTGCCTGGCATCCCGATCCTCCCGGTCGTCGGCGTCAAGGGGAGCTTCTGA
- a CDS encoding DUF7107 domain-containing protein gives MQNALPRKSSLLPPLLALLAGLVSGCIISDYRDHGDWCEDDYHACVDSSDCHSNQYCMRGTCQDVPVGSTSCTTSKDCGTGDLCVNGVCNHRCSRDAECATGYYCDGYYCRVKPGSSTDGGTKPPDGGTKPPPDAGTTCPPPPPVDAGTPPPPPLDAGTPGSCVRNSDCGSGSYCINNACVRGCTSDTECSSTQMCSSGLCRPRPTDSCTNASQCTAGNDCVDGTCRPPCTSSTQCASGSVCKIGYCTPADNPGSGKACQANCDCPSGERCVEGLCRI, from the coding sequence ATGCAGAACGCTCTCCCCCGCAAATCCTCCCTGTTGCCCCCCCTGCTCGCGCTCCTGGCGGGCCTCGTCTCCGGATGCATCATCAGCGACTACCGTGACCACGGAGACTGGTGCGAGGACGACTACCACGCCTGTGTCGACTCGTCCGACTGTCACTCCAACCAGTACTGCATGCGCGGGACGTGTCAGGACGTCCCCGTGGGCTCGACGTCCTGTACCACCTCCAAGGACTGCGGCACCGGGGACCTCTGCGTCAACGGGGTGTGCAACCACAGGTGCTCGCGCGATGCGGAATGCGCCACCGGTTACTACTGCGATGGGTACTACTGCCGCGTGAAGCCGGGCTCCTCCACGGACGGCGGGACGAAGCCGCCGGATGGTGGGACGAAGCCGCCGCCGGACGCTGGCACCACCTGCCCGCCGCCTCCTCCGGTCGACGCGGGCACTCCGCCGCCTCCCCCACTCGACGCGGGCACGCCGGGCAGCTGCGTGCGCAACAGTGACTGCGGCTCGGGCAGCTACTGCATCAACAACGCCTGCGTCCGTGGCTGCACCTCCGACACGGAGTGCTCCTCCACGCAGATGTGCTCGAGCGGCCTGTGCCGCCCGCGCCCGACGGACTCGTGCACCAACGCCTCGCAGTGCACCGCCGGCAACGATTGCGTGGATGGCACCTGCCGCCCGCCCTGCACCTCCAGCACCCAGTGCGCCTCCGGCAGCGTGTGCAAGATCGGCTACTGCACGCCGGCGGACAACCCGGGCAGTGGCAAGGCCTGCCAGGCCAACTGCGACTGCCCCTCGGGTGAGCGCTGCGTCGAGGGCCTCTGCCGCATCTGA
- a CDS encoding DUF1499 domain-containing protein, whose amino-acid sequence MFRSWSLRISLVAVLLLVLGPLLGFLGVLPGFQAMLVFASAALVGLVGIVASIISVVRGRVAPGFTAMALGILTLVVVLTPAFAGGGKPPINDISTDLKDVPAFTHARTLPENAGKDLGYPEEFKIVVEKFYPDLKSRKLAEPPDAVFERAVALARAHSGWTVTNVDARARTFEGVAESRVFRLRDDFVVRVRPEEGGGTRVDMRSKSRAGRGDLGANAARIHEFLEALAGSAH is encoded by the coding sequence ATGTTTCGCTCCTGGTCGTTGCGCATCTCGCTCGTCGCGGTGCTGCTGTTGGTGCTCGGTCCACTGCTGGGCTTCCTCGGGGTGCTGCCCGGGTTCCAGGCCATGCTCGTGTTCGCGAGCGCGGCGCTGGTGGGTCTGGTGGGCATCGTGGCCAGCATCATCTCCGTGGTCCGGGGCAGGGTGGCTCCCGGCTTCACGGCGATGGCGCTCGGAATCCTCACGCTGGTGGTGGTGCTGACACCGGCCTTCGCGGGTGGGGGCAAGCCTCCCATCAACGACATCAGCACGGACCTGAAGGACGTGCCCGCGTTCACCCACGCTCGGACGCTGCCGGAGAACGCCGGGAAGGACCTGGGCTACCCGGAGGAGTTCAAGATCGTCGTGGAGAAGTTCTACCCGGACCTGAAGTCGCGCAAGCTGGCCGAGCCCCCGGACGCGGTCTTCGAGCGGGCCGTCGCGCTGGCGCGGGCGCACTCCGGGTGGACGGTGACGAACGTGGACGCCCGGGCGCGCACCTTCGAGGGCGTGGCCGAGTCCCGTGTCTTCCGCCTGCGGGATGACTTCGTGGTGCGGGTGCGGCCGGAGGAGGGCGGGGGGACGCGGGTGGACATGCGCTCGAAGTCGAGGGCGGGGCGGGGCGACCTGGGGGCGAACGCCGCGCGCATCCATGAGTTCCTCGAAGCGCTGGCGGGCTCGGCGCATTAG
- a CDS encoding glycerate kinase, producing MKASRWLVAPQEYKGTLTAAEAAAALAEGLRQGAPGVELDVAPLADGGPGTVDALLTGVGGERVTRTVQGPLGTPVRATYGLLDSGRTAVIEMAAASGLSLLAPGERDPRRASTSGTGELMRAALDGGCERLILGLGGSATNDGGTGALAALGFRFLDAHGAPLPPGGAALKRLARVETDGRYPRLAQVELLVATDVTAPLLGPDGASHLFGPQKGADAVAVAELESALAHLAEVVSPGLAHLPGAGAAGGFGYGLAALAGGKLVSGYGLVARTLRLPERLAAAEAVLTGEGRFDRQTALGKGPGALAREARALGKRTVMFAGIVAPDVDASTSPFDAVVEVSAIAPSGVSHAEALRDAGRLWASRQGART from the coding sequence ATGAAGGCGAGTCGCTGGCTCGTCGCGCCCCAGGAGTACAAGGGGACCCTCACCGCCGCCGAGGCCGCCGCCGCCCTCGCCGAGGGGCTGCGCCAGGGAGCCCCCGGGGTGGAGCTGGACGTGGCACCGCTCGCGGATGGTGGGCCGGGCACGGTGGACGCACTGCTCACGGGCGTGGGCGGCGAGCGGGTGACGCGCACCGTCCAGGGGCCCCTCGGCACGCCCGTGCGAGCCACCTACGGACTGTTGGACTCGGGGCGCACGGCGGTCATCGAGATGGCCGCGGCCTCCGGGCTGTCCCTGCTCGCGCCGGGAGAAAGGGACCCCCGGCGCGCCTCCACCTCCGGCACCGGCGAGCTGATGCGCGCGGCGCTGGACGGGGGCTGCGAACGGCTCATCCTCGGGCTCGGGGGCAGCGCCACCAATGATGGCGGCACGGGGGCGCTCGCCGCGCTCGGGTTCCGGTTCCTCGACGCGCACGGTGCGCCCCTTCCTCCGGGTGGCGCCGCGTTGAAGCGGCTCGCGCGGGTGGAGACGGATGGGCGGTATCCGCGGCTGGCCCAGGTGGAGCTGCTGGTGGCCACGGATGTCACCGCGCCGCTGCTGGGTCCGGATGGGGCCTCCCATCTCTTCGGACCCCAGAAGGGCGCGGACGCGGTGGCCGTGGCCGAGCTGGAGTCCGCCCTGGCCCACCTCGCCGAAGTCGTCTCCCCCGGGCTCGCCCACCTTCCCGGCGCGGGCGCCGCGGGGGGCTTCGGCTACGGGCTCGCGGCCCTCGCCGGAGGCAAGCTCGTCTCCGGGTATGGCCTGGTGGCCCGGACACTCCGGCTGCCCGAGCGGCTCGCCGCCGCGGAGGCCGTGCTCACCGGAGAGGGACGCTTCGACCGGCAGACAGCGCTCGGCAAGGGCCCGGGTGCGCTGGCCAGGGAGGCGCGAGCGCTCGGCAAGCGCACGGTGATGTTCGCGGGCATCGTCGCGCCCGATGTCGACGCGAGCACCTCGCCCTTCGACGCGGTGGTCGAGGTGTCCGCGATTGCTCCGTCAGGTGTCTCCCATGCCGAGGCACTGCGTGACGCTGGTAGACTCTGGGCCTCTCGACAAGGAGCGCGCACATGA
- a CDS encoding RNA polymerase sigma factor → MLTRTIHMSAADFLGGDFARLSFQGEHPVTTHGARPVETPLGSALRVDGPSTPALPADEAQLLALVRRVRDGDLTAFDRLYQLTRADAARTLRHLVGNRTELEDLLQETYLRLLTAMKGFRGESRFRTFFYRVCANVALSHLRWKRRRPEDPFAEPPESACPGEDPERVAARRQAARLVETALERLKPKKRIVFVYYELCGMSPDEIALAVGSSPNTVRSRLHHARLEFNEAMQRLLHTRAGGPHGSP, encoded by the coding sequence GTGCTCACCCGAACCATCCACATGTCCGCGGCGGATTTCCTCGGAGGGGACTTCGCCCGGCTCTCGTTCCAGGGGGAGCACCCGGTGACGACGCACGGAGCACGCCCGGTGGAGACGCCGCTGGGCTCCGCCTTGCGTGTGGACGGGCCCTCCACCCCCGCGCTCCCCGCGGACGAGGCCCAGCTCCTGGCGCTCGTGCGGCGCGTGCGGGACGGAGACCTCACCGCCTTCGACCGGCTCTACCAGCTCACCCGGGCCGACGCGGCCCGGACCCTGCGCCACCTGGTGGGCAACCGCACCGAGCTGGAGGACCTCCTCCAGGAGACCTACCTGCGGCTGCTCACCGCGATGAAGGGCTTCCGGGGCGAATCACGCTTCCGCACCTTCTTCTACCGCGTGTGCGCCAATGTGGCCCTGTCACACTTGAGGTGGAAGCGGCGCCGGCCGGAGGATCCGTTCGCGGAGCCGCCCGAGTCCGCGTGTCCGGGGGAGGACCCGGAACGAGTGGCGGCCCGGCGCCAGGCGGCCCGGCTGGTGGAGACGGCGCTGGAGCGGCTCAAGCCCAAGAAGCGCATCGTCTTCGTCTATTACGAGCTGTGCGGCATGAGCCCGGACGAGATCGCCCTGGCCGTGGGAAGCTCGCCCAACACCGTGCGCAGCCGGTTGCACCACGCGCGACTGGAGTTCAACGAGGCCATGCAGCGACTGCTCCACACCCGCGCCGGAGGCCCGCATGGCTCGCCATGA
- a CDS encoding FxsA family protein, with translation MFKYLLLAFTLIPFIELYLLLAIGREVGFWPTVGGVLVTGLVGAFLAKREGLRVFRRWQQSLAQGRMPEEGLVSGLLVLVGSVLLVAPGVLTDVVGLLLLFPPTRKVVASVVRRKLERGMASGAVRFTSFQSGPFMGGPFGAPPPEEPSARGSSSWSRGERRPVDEVDAEFSEEDGPGRG, from the coding sequence GTGTTCAAGTACCTCCTGCTCGCGTTCACGCTGATTCCGTTCATCGAGCTGTACCTCCTGCTGGCCATCGGCCGGGAGGTCGGCTTCTGGCCCACGGTGGGCGGGGTGCTCGTCACGGGCCTGGTTGGCGCCTTCCTGGCCAAGAGGGAGGGCCTGCGTGTGTTCCGCCGCTGGCAGCAGTCGCTCGCCCAGGGCCGCATGCCCGAGGAGGGACTGGTGAGCGGGCTGCTCGTCCTGGTGGGCTCGGTGCTGCTGGTGGCGCCGGGCGTGCTCACCGACGTGGTGGGCCTCCTGCTGCTGTTTCCTCCGACGCGCAAGGTGGTGGCCTCGGTGGTGCGCCGGAAGCTCGAGCGCGGCATGGCCTCGGGCGCGGTGCGCTTCACCTCGTTCCAGTCGGGTCCGTTCATGGGAGGCCCGTTCGGAGCGCCTCCCCCGGAGGAGCCCTCGGCCCGGGGTTCCTCCTCCTGGTCGCGCGGGGAGCGCCGGCCCGTGGACGAGGTGGATGCCGAGTTCTCCGAGGAGGACGGGCCCGGGCGCGGGTAG
- a CDS encoding methylase, producing MTSLDRKTRGRTTHQRLRALDVFLIHRERELLARDEGAWARAAFVDLGFGEHPWTTLESARAFRELNPGLPVVGVELEPQRVESARPHADALTDFREGGFELPLRSGETVRLIRAMNLLRGYRPEEVPGIHQKLGEALLEGGLLVEGSTDTPGAVLVAHLLRRVPEGLSREALLFHTDFSRGFAPVLFRDWLPRDFRRRVKPGEPIHTFFADWTAAWQEAREAGHEEPPEAFRHSVLRLASRVEGVTTEPWLLDEGFLLWRPPGGVFR from the coding sequence ATGACCTCCCTGGACAGGAAGACACGAGGAAGGACGACGCATCAGCGCCTGCGGGCGCTCGATGTATTCCTGATCCACCGCGAGCGTGAGCTGCTGGCCCGTGACGAGGGCGCGTGGGCGCGAGCCGCCTTCGTGGACCTCGGTTTCGGCGAGCATCCGTGGACCACGCTCGAGAGCGCCCGGGCCTTCCGCGAACTCAATCCGGGGCTCCCGGTGGTGGGCGTGGAGCTGGAGCCCCAACGGGTGGAGTCCGCCCGCCCCCATGCCGACGCGCTCACCGACTTCCGGGAGGGGGGCTTCGAGCTGCCCCTGCGTTCCGGGGAGACCGTTCGCCTCATCCGCGCCATGAACCTGCTGCGCGGCTACCGCCCCGAGGAGGTGCCCGGCATCCACCAGAAGCTGGGCGAGGCGCTGCTCGAGGGCGGGCTGCTCGTCGAGGGCAGCACGGACACGCCGGGGGCGGTGTTGGTGGCGCATCTGCTCCGGCGCGTCCCGGAGGGCCTCTCGCGCGAGGCCCTGCTGTTCCACACCGACTTCAGCCGGGGCTTCGCGCCCGTGCTCTTCCGTGACTGGCTGCCCAGGGATTTTCGCCGCCGGGTGAAACCCGGAGAGCCCATCCACACCTTCTTCGCCGACTGGACGGCGGCGTGGCAGGAGGCGCGCGAGGCGGGACACGAGGAGCCCCCCGAGGCCTTCCGTCACTCCGTTCTCCGGCTGGCCTCGCGTGTCGAAGGTGTCACGACCGAGCCGTGGCTGCTCGACGAGGGCTTCCTGCTCTGGAGGCCGCCCGGGGGCGTCTTCCGGTAA
- a CDS encoding class I SAM-dependent rRNA methyltransferase gives MPKPTPGPRHDRRPGAPAGRNKRPQHRPEVVAPDRTSPEIGPDGLPQVQLIRRGVDRWQAGHPWIYRADLNGDPALQGGEVVRVMDARGWFLGKAFYSKQSKISLRWLSYEDVAVDTDFFRQRLALADAMRRRALPGETTYRVVHGEADLLPGLVVDRYGDCLSVQFLIPATEQRKQLIVDLLVELFKPRAIINRSDVGVRLLEGLPQEKGVLYGTAPGPVAYDEGLVRVRADLMEGQKTGAFLDQRENHVVASQYAFGEALDCFSYVGGFALQLATRAKSVTAVEISDQAAAQLRENAASNKLTNVEVVVANAFDFLRDAVDEGRKFDTIVLDPPSFAKNKDAIEGALRGYKEINLRAMQLLRPGGYLISASCTYHIDEQGFEDMLASAAADAKRRVQIIEKRGAGKDHPVLLNLRETRYLKCFVLRVL, from the coding sequence ATGCCCAAGCCAACCCCAGGACCCCGTCACGACCGCCGCCCCGGAGCCCCCGCCGGCCGCAACAAGCGCCCCCAGCACCGCCCCGAGGTGGTCGCCCCGGATCGGACCTCTCCGGAGATCGGCCCGGATGGGCTGCCCCAGGTCCAGCTCATCCGCCGGGGCGTCGACCGCTGGCAGGCCGGCCACCCGTGGATCTACCGCGCCGATCTCAACGGCGACCCCGCCCTCCAGGGTGGCGAGGTGGTGCGCGTCATGGACGCCCGCGGCTGGTTCCTGGGCAAGGCCTTCTACTCGAAGCAGTCCAAGATCTCCCTGCGCTGGCTCTCCTACGAGGACGTGGCGGTGGACACGGACTTCTTCCGCCAGCGCCTGGCCCTCGCGGATGCGATGCGCCGCCGCGCCCTGCCCGGAGAGACCACCTACCGCGTGGTGCACGGCGAGGCGGACCTGCTGCCCGGCCTCGTGGTGGACCGCTACGGCGACTGCCTGAGCGTACAGTTCCTCATCCCCGCCACCGAGCAGCGCAAGCAGCTCATCGTCGACCTGCTGGTGGAGCTGTTCAAGCCGCGCGCCATCATCAACCGCTCGGACGTGGGCGTGCGCTTGCTGGAGGGCCTGCCCCAGGAGAAGGGCGTGCTGTACGGCACGGCGCCCGGCCCGGTGGCCTATGACGAGGGCCTGGTGCGCGTGCGCGCGGACCTGATGGAGGGCCAGAAGACGGGCGCCTTCCTGGACCAGCGGGAGAACCACGTGGTGGCGTCCCAGTACGCCTTCGGCGAGGCGCTGGACTGCTTCTCGTACGTGGGAGGCTTCGCGCTTCAGCTCGCCACGCGCGCCAAGAGCGTCACCGCGGTCGAGATCTCGGACCAGGCGGCGGCGCAGCTGCGCGAGAACGCGGCCTCCAACAAGCTCACCAACGTGGAGGTGGTGGTGGCCAACGCCTTCGACTTCCTGCGCGACGCGGTGGACGAGGGCCGGAAGTTCGACACCATCGTGTTGGATCCGCCCTCGTTCGCGAAGAACAAGGACGCCATCGAGGGCGCGCTGCGCGGGTACAAGGAGATCAACCTGCGCGCCATGCAGCTCTTGCGGCCGGGCGGCTACCTCATCTCCGCGAGCTGCACGTACCACATCGACGAGCAGGGCTTCGAGGACATGCTGGCCTCGGCGGCGGCGGACGCGAAGCGGCGGGTGCAGATCATCGAGAAGCGCGGCGCGGGCAAGGACCACCCGGTGCTGCTGAACCTGCGCGAGACGCGCTACCTCAAGTGCTTCGTGCTCCGCGTGCTGTGA